A DNA window from Actinomadura coerulea contains the following coding sequences:
- a CDS encoding SAM-dependent methyltransferase produces the protein MASLSPRLAEIVDALPLAAGMRVLEIGCGPGAAARAVAARLDGGHIVAIDRSPRAVAQAEAASAGEILAGRMSVRQAAVEDFTLDAGEAPFDLVFAVRVGALDGRHPRAGRDALRRIAAVLGPGGRVFIDGGDPLREITP, from the coding sequence ATGGCGTCGCTCTCACCCCGGCTTGCCGAGATCGTGGACGCGTTGCCGCTCGCGGCCGGCATGAGGGTGCTGGAGATCGGATGCGGACCGGGCGCGGCCGCGCGTGCCGTCGCCGCCCGCCTCGACGGCGGGCACATCGTCGCGATCGACCGCTCGCCCAGGGCGGTCGCCCAGGCGGAGGCGGCCTCGGCCGGAGAGATCCTTGCAGGGCGGATGAGCGTCCGGCAGGCCGCCGTCGAGGATTTCACGCTCGACGCCGGCGAAGCACCCTTCGACCTCGTCTTCGCCGTCCGGGTGGGGGCGCTCGACGGCCGCCATCCCCGAGCCGGCCGCGACGCCCTGCGGCGCATCGCCGCGGTCCTCGGTCCCGGCGGCCGCGTCTTCATCGACGGAGGCGACCCCCTGCGGGAGATCACCCCCTGA
- a CDS encoding TetR/AcrR family transcriptional regulator, with the protein MTAQAVPREPQQDRSRATRRRLLEAAIGCLASVGWAGTTVAVVAERAGVSRGAAQHHFRTREELVTAAVEYGSDVRMAQMRERLDALADRRPSTLDVVTLLGEMYTTPLFRAALQLWVAASSDEQLRAQVVPLEARVGREAHRLTVEALGADESVPGVRETVQATLDLVRGLGLADLLTDDSARRARLLGQWAATLDRALGR; encoded by the coding sequence ATGACCGCCCAGGCAGTCCCCCGCGAACCGCAGCAGGACCGCAGCCGCGCCACGCGGCGGCGCCTCCTGGAGGCCGCCATCGGCTGCCTGGCCTCCGTTGGCTGGGCGGGCACGACGGTGGCGGTGGTCGCCGAGCGAGCGGGCGTCTCCCGGGGCGCCGCCCAGCACCATTTCCGCACGCGCGAGGAACTGGTGACGGCGGCGGTCGAGTACGGCTCGGACGTGCGGATGGCGCAGATGCGCGAACGCCTGGACGCGCTCGCCGACCGCCGCCCCTCCACCCTGGACGTCGTCACGCTGCTCGGCGAGATGTACACGACCCCGCTCTTCCGTGCCGCGCTCCAGCTGTGGGTCGCGGCCAGTTCGGACGAGCAGCTCCGCGCACAGGTCGTCCCCCTGGAGGCGCGGGTCGGGCGCGAGGCCCACCGCCTCACCGTGGAGGCCCTGGGCGCGGACGAGTCGGTACCCGGTGTCCGGGAAACGGTCCAGGCGACGCTCGACCTGGTCCGCGGTCTGGGACTGGCCGATCTCCTCACCGACGACTCGGCACGCCGCGCCCGTCTGCTCGGCCAGTGGGCCGCCACGCTCGACCGGGCGCTCGGCCGCTGA
- a CDS encoding acyclic terpene utilization AtuA family protein, giving the protein MSQPLRVGNASGFYGDRFSAVREMLEGGPLDVLTGDYLAELTMLILGRGRMKDPDAGYAATFLRQMEESLGLAAERGTAIVANAGGLNPRGLADRLRELAARLGIDVRIAHVEGDDLLPRAKELGLADGRRGGPLTANAYLGAWGIAECLRAGADVVVTGRVTDASLVVGPAAAHFGWARDDWDALAGATVAGHVLECGAQATGGNYAFFQEIYNVKAPGFPIAEIRADGSSVITKHDGTGGAVTAETVTAQLLYEIGAPSYAGPDVTTRFDTIALAQDGPDRVRISGVRGLPPPPTTKVCLNHLGGHRNEMTFVLTGLDIEAKAELAKAQLEAAFADARPSRVEWTLIGAPRPDPATQGEATALLRCAVLDPDPEKVGRAFSGAVVELALAGYPGFTMTSPPGKGGPYGVYTPAYVPNEAVEHVAVTHEGERVTIPAAPLVCELDTPGESPPAGGVPPGAAVRAPLGRVAGARSGDKGGDANIGVWARTAAQWHWLEPFLTTERLRELLPETREHTVRRHVLPNLRAVNFVIEGLLQEGVSASTRFDPQGKALGEWLRSRLVDIPEAVL; this is encoded by the coding sequence ATGAGCCAACCGCTGCGGGTCGGTAACGCCTCGGGCTTCTACGGCGACCGCTTCTCCGCGGTGCGGGAGATGCTGGAGGGCGGGCCGCTGGACGTCCTCACCGGCGACTACCTCGCCGAGCTGACGATGCTGATCCTCGGGCGCGGGAGGATGAAGGACCCGGACGCCGGGTACGCCGCGACGTTCCTGCGGCAGATGGAGGAGTCCCTCGGCCTGGCCGCGGAGCGCGGCACCGCGATCGTCGCGAACGCCGGCGGGCTCAACCCGCGGGGGCTGGCGGACCGGCTGCGCGAGCTGGCCGCCCGGCTCGGGATCGACGTGCGGATCGCCCACGTGGAGGGCGACGACCTGCTGCCCAGGGCGAAGGAGCTCGGCCTGGCCGACGGCCGCCGCGGAGGGCCGCTCACCGCCAACGCCTACCTGGGCGCCTGGGGGATCGCCGAGTGCCTGCGGGCCGGTGCGGACGTGGTGGTGACCGGCCGCGTCACCGATGCTTCCCTGGTCGTGGGCCCCGCCGCCGCGCACTTCGGCTGGGCGCGCGACGACTGGGACGCGCTCGCGGGCGCGACGGTCGCCGGGCACGTCCTCGAGTGCGGCGCGCAGGCGACCGGCGGCAACTACGCCTTCTTCCAAGAAATCTACAATGTAAAGGCGCCGGGCTTTCCGATCGCCGAGATCCGTGCCGACGGGTCCAGCGTGATCACCAAGCACGACGGAACGGGCGGCGCCGTAACGGCCGAGACCGTGACGGCCCAGCTCCTGTACGAGATCGGCGCGCCGTCCTACGCCGGACCCGACGTGACGACGCGGTTCGACACGATCGCCCTGGCGCAGGACGGGCCCGACCGGGTGCGGATCAGCGGCGTCCGGGGCCTCCCGCCGCCGCCGACCACCAAGGTGTGCCTGAACCACCTCGGCGGCCACCGCAACGAGATGACCTTCGTTCTCACCGGACTGGACATCGAGGCCAAGGCGGAGCTTGCGAAGGCGCAGCTGGAGGCAGCCTTCGCGGACGCCCGGCCGTCCCGCGTCGAATGGACGCTCATCGGCGCCCCCCGGCCGGACCCGGCCACGCAGGGGGAGGCCACCGCCCTGCTCCGCTGCGCCGTCCTCGACCCGGACCCGGAGAAGGTCGGCCGCGCGTTCAGCGGCGCCGTCGTGGAACTCGCCCTCGCCGGCTATCCGGGCTTCACCATGACCTCCCCGCCGGGGAAGGGCGGCCCCTACGGCGTCTACACGCCCGCTTACGTCCCGAACGAGGCCGTCGAGCACGTCGCGGTGACCCACGAGGGCGAGCGCGTGACCATCCCGGCCGCGCCTCTCGTATGCGAACTCGACACCCCCGGCGAGTCTCCACCTGCCGGGGGAGTTCCGCCGGGCGCCGCCGTTCGCGCACCGCTCGGCCGTGTCGCCGGGGCGCGGAGCGGGGACAAGGGCGGGGACGCCAACATCGGCGTGTGGGCCCGGACCGCCGCGCAGTGGCACTGGCTGGAGCCCTTCCTGACCACCGAAAGGCTTCGCGAGCTGCTGCCGGAGACCCGCGAGCACACCGTCCGCCGGCATGTCCTGCCGAACCTCCGTGCGGTGAACTTCGTGATCGAAGGGCTGCTGCAGGAGGGTGTGTCCGCCTCGACCCGGTTCGACCCGCAGGGCAAGGCCCTGGGGGAGTGGCTGCGGTCCCGCCTCGTCGACATCCCGGAGGCAGTCCTGTGA
- a CDS encoding acyl-CoA carboxylase subunit beta produces the protein MLEKLAALDAEHARALEGGGEKYVERHRRRGKLLARERIELLLDPDSPFLELSPLAAWGSDFPVGASVVTGIGVVEGVECMIVANDPTVRGGSSNPWTVKKSFRASDIALENRLPVINLVESGGADLPTQKEIFIPGGRMFRDLTRLSAAGIPTIALVFGNSTAGGAYIPGMCDHVVMVKERAKVFLGGPPLVKMATGEEAGDEELGGAEMHARASGLADYMAADEADALRLGRQIVANLNHRRLGPAPGPVEEPLYDAEELAGIVPEDLKVPFDPREVIARIADGSRFDEFKPLYGTSLVTGWTRVHGYPIGILANAQGVLFGDEAQKAAQFIQLANQSDTPLLFLHNTTGYMVGREYEQAGIIKHGALMINAVANSGVPHISIVMGASYGAGNYGMCGRAYDPRFLFSWPSAKSAVMGPQQLAGVLSIVARQATQARGQAYDEDQDRAMREMVEAQIEAESLPFFLSGRLYDDGVIDPRDTRTVLGLCLSVVHNAPVRGAEGFGVFRM, from the coding sequence ATGCTGGAGAAGCTGGCGGCCCTGGACGCCGAGCACGCCAGGGCGCTGGAGGGAGGCGGCGAGAAGTACGTCGAGCGGCACCGCCGGCGCGGCAAGCTGCTGGCGCGCGAGCGGATCGAGCTGCTGCTCGACCCGGATTCGCCGTTCCTCGAACTGAGCCCGCTCGCCGCGTGGGGCAGCGACTTCCCGGTCGGCGCGAGCGTCGTCACCGGCATCGGCGTCGTCGAGGGCGTCGAGTGCATGATCGTGGCGAACGACCCGACGGTGCGGGGCGGGTCCAGCAACCCGTGGACGGTGAAGAAGAGCTTCCGGGCGTCCGACATCGCGCTGGAGAACCGGCTGCCCGTCATCAACCTGGTCGAGTCGGGCGGCGCTGACCTGCCGACGCAGAAGGAGATCTTCATCCCGGGCGGCCGCATGTTCCGCGACCTCACCCGGCTGTCGGCCGCGGGGATCCCCACGATCGCGCTCGTGTTCGGCAACTCCACTGCGGGCGGCGCCTACATTCCGGGCATGTGCGACCACGTCGTCATGGTCAAGGAGCGCGCGAAGGTGTTCCTCGGGGGGCCGCCGCTGGTGAAGATGGCGACCGGCGAGGAGGCGGGCGACGAGGAGCTCGGCGGCGCCGAGATGCACGCGCGCGCCTCCGGCCTCGCCGACTACATGGCCGCGGACGAGGCGGACGCGCTGCGCCTCGGGCGCCAGATCGTCGCGAACCTCAACCACCGCAGGCTCGGCCCCGCGCCGGGCCCGGTCGAGGAACCGCTGTACGACGCCGAGGAGCTGGCCGGGATCGTTCCCGAGGACCTGAAGGTCCCCTTCGATCCGCGCGAGGTCATCGCGCGGATCGCCGACGGGTCGCGGTTCGACGAGTTCAAGCCGCTGTACGGGACGAGCCTGGTCACCGGCTGGACGCGCGTCCACGGCTACCCGATCGGGATCCTCGCCAACGCCCAGGGCGTCCTGTTCGGGGACGAGGCGCAGAAGGCGGCGCAGTTCATCCAGCTCGCCAACCAGAGCGACACCCCGCTGCTCTTCCTGCACAACACGACCGGCTACATGGTCGGCAGGGAGTACGAGCAGGCGGGGATCATCAAGCACGGCGCGCTGATGATCAACGCGGTGGCCAACAGCGGGGTCCCGCACATCTCGATCGTCATGGGCGCCTCGTACGGGGCGGGCAACTACGGCATGTGCGGCCGCGCCTACGACCCGCGGTTCCTGTTCTCGTGGCCGAGCGCCAAGTCGGCGGTGATGGGGCCGCAGCAGCTCGCGGGAGTGCTGTCCATCGTCGCGCGCCAGGCGACGCAGGCGCGCGGGCAGGCCTACGACGAGGACCAGGACCGCGCGATGCGGGAGATGGTCGAGGCGCAGATCGAGGCCGAGTCGCTGCCGTTCTTCCTGTCCGGGCGGCTCTACGACGACGGGGTGATCGACCCCCGCGACACCCGGACCGTCCTCGGCCTGTGCCTGTCCGTCGTCCACAACGCGCCCGTGCGCGGCGCCGAGGGCTTCGGCGTCTTCCGGATGTGA
- a CDS encoding acetyl/propionyl/methylcrotonyl-CoA carboxylase subunit alpha has protein sequence MINRVLVANRGEIARRVLRACRDLGVGTVAVHSDPDAAAPHVREADVAGRLPGASPAETYLSVERLLAVAKRAGADAVHPGYGFLSENADFARAVADAGLTWIGPPPEAIAAMGSKIEAKKLMAAADVPVLPEIDPARVGDADLPLLVKASAGGGGRGMRVVRTPEELRDAVAGARREAESAFGDPTVFCEPLLEDARHIEVQILADAHGTVWTLGERECSIQRRHQKIIEEAPSPAVGPELRARLCGAAASAARAIGYAGAGTVEFMLARDGRFYFLEVNTRLQVEHPVTECVYGVDLVRLQIEVAEGARLPAAPPEPRGHAVEVRLYAEDPAQDWRPASGTLHTFEVPDADAEFAVPAAYGLRLDSGVESGSEVGVHYDPMLAKVIAWAPSRAAAARRLAAALRGARIHGLTTNRDLLVRILEEPGFLDGATDTGYLDRVGLDTLAAPLADEAAVRVSALAAALAQAAASRAGAAVLGGLPSGWRNVRSQPQRRTFQGPGGPVDVDYRLDRNGLTSELCPGTSLLSAAPDGVVLDHDGLRETFTVTAAGDAVHVDSRLGPVTLVAVPRFADPSGRIAPGSLLAPMPGTVVRVETEPGAEVAEGRTLVVLEAMKMEHRIAAPSAGTVAELNVTAGQQVESGAVLAVIEGTPE, from the coding sequence ATGATCAACAGAGTACTGGTCGCCAACCGCGGCGAGATCGCCCGCCGCGTCCTGCGGGCCTGCCGGGACCTCGGCGTCGGGACGGTCGCCGTCCACTCCGACCCCGACGCCGCCGCGCCGCACGTCCGGGAGGCGGACGTCGCCGGGCGGCTGCCCGGCGCGTCCCCGGCGGAGACCTACCTGTCGGTGGAGCGGCTCCTCGCCGTGGCGAAGCGCGCCGGGGCCGACGCCGTCCACCCGGGCTACGGGTTCCTGTCGGAGAACGCGGACTTCGCGCGGGCGGTCGCCGACGCCGGCCTGACCTGGATCGGCCCGCCCCCCGAGGCGATCGCCGCGATGGGTTCCAAGATCGAGGCGAAGAAGCTGATGGCCGCGGCCGACGTCCCGGTGCTGCCCGAGATCGATCCCGCCCGGGTCGGGGACGCCGACCTGCCGCTGCTGGTCAAGGCGTCCGCGGGCGGCGGCGGGCGCGGCATGCGCGTCGTCCGGACGCCCGAGGAGCTGCGGGACGCCGTCGCGGGGGCGCGCCGGGAGGCGGAGTCGGCGTTCGGCGACCCAACCGTGTTCTGCGAGCCGCTGCTGGAGGACGCCCGCCACATCGAGGTGCAGATCCTCGCCGACGCGCACGGGACGGTCTGGACGCTCGGCGAGCGCGAGTGCTCGATCCAGCGCCGCCACCAGAAGATCATCGAGGAGGCGCCGTCCCCTGCCGTCGGCCCCGAGCTGCGCGCGCGGCTGTGCGGGGCGGCGGCGAGCGCCGCCCGCGCCATCGGGTACGCCGGCGCGGGCACGGTCGAGTTCATGCTGGCGCGCGACGGCCGCTTCTACTTCCTGGAGGTCAACACCCGGCTCCAGGTCGAGCACCCGGTCACCGAGTGCGTGTACGGGGTGGACCTCGTCCGGCTGCAGATCGAGGTCGCCGAGGGCGCCCGCCTTCCGGCCGCGCCGCCGGAACCGCGCGGCCACGCCGTCGAGGTGCGCCTCTACGCCGAGGACCCCGCACAGGACTGGCGGCCCGCCAGCGGGACGCTGCACACCTTCGAGGTGCCGGATGCCGACGCCGAGTTCGCCGTTCCGGCGGCGTACGGGCTGCGGCTGGACAGCGGCGTGGAGAGCGGCTCCGAGGTCGGCGTCCACTACGACCCGATGCTCGCCAAGGTGATCGCGTGGGCGCCGTCCCGGGCGGCCGCCGCGCGCCGGCTGGCGGCGGCGCTGCGCGGCGCCCGCATCCACGGCCTCACCACCAACCGCGACCTGCTCGTCCGGATCCTGGAGGAGCCGGGCTTCCTGGACGGCGCCACCGACACCGGATACCTCGACCGCGTCGGCCTGGACACCCTGGCCGCGCCGCTGGCGGACGAGGCGGCGGTCCGGGTCAGCGCGCTGGCGGCCGCGCTCGCGCAGGCGGCCGCGAGCCGGGCGGGCGCCGCGGTGCTCGGCGGGCTCCCGTCGGGCTGGCGCAACGTGCGGTCCCAGCCGCAGCGCCGGACGTTCCAGGGGCCCGGCGGCCCGGTGGACGTCGACTACCGGCTGGACAGGAACGGCCTGACCTCCGAGCTGTGCCCGGGAACGTCGCTGCTGTCCGCCGCGCCGGACGGCGTCGTCCTCGACCACGACGGCCTCCGCGAGACCTTCACCGTGACCGCCGCCGGGGACGCGGTGCACGTCGACTCCCGCCTCGGCCCGGTCACGCTCGTCGCCGTCCCGCGGTTCGCCGACCCGAGCGGGCGGATCGCCCCGGGCTCCCTCCTGGCCCCCATGCCCGGCACCGTCGTCCGCGTCGAGACCGAGCCGGGCGCGGAGGTCGCCGAAGGGCGGACCCTCGTCGTCCTGGAGGCGATGAAGATGGAGCACCGCATCGCCGCGCCGTCCGCCGGGACGGTCGCCGAACTGAACGTCACCGCGGGGCAGCAGGTCGAGTCCGGCGCCGTCCTCGCCGTCATCGAAGGGACCCCCGAATGA